A stretch of DNA from Esox lucius isolate fEsoLuc1 chromosome 18, fEsoLuc1.pri, whole genome shotgun sequence:
GGCTGAAGAAAAGGCTCCCATTTCTAAATATTGCAAATCATACAGATTAAATATGACACATTCAAGAGATTGTCATTCTCCAGTTTCGGACCAGCTTCTACAAAGCTATTAGTAGATATATACACAATCTTGTGatttgtgtgcctgtgtacaTCTGCACTAAAGCAGCAATACTTACAGGGTTGTGAATGTCAAGCCATTCGGAGGTGTTGGACTCCACAAACTTGCCATCAATAAACAGCTTGGTAGTGGGCTTTAAGAAGACAGGAAAAGACAAACTTATAATAAATATGCAATCACAATATCTATGCGTAACTACATTGCATGAGCATAAATTCCAAAACAAGTCTTACCCAATTTTATAGTTAtgagttatatatatatataaacacatacatatacacacacactacacacacacacactacacacacacacactacacacactacacacactacacacactacacacactacacacacacacacacacacacacacacacacacacacacacacacacacacacacacacacacacacacacacacacacacacacacacacgcttatcCATCTagttacattatttaattattgcGTGTCAACTCACCACTGATGACGAATAACACCTGCGACCCATTTGAAGGGGTGCCTGTATGAGTGAGAGAATACACGAGTAATTTAACGTATTTCGCCAAGACTCAACCCCTAAACTTTTGCACGCAAGTTAGCAGTAGCTAGCCAACTATGCTACTGTGGCATTGTAGGTATATAGGCAGTTGACCTTGTTAAGTCATCTTACCAGTAAATCATTCATTCATCGAATGCACAAAGGAGCTATACTGCAATCATACATGTAAAATACGAGTAATTATTAAGTGCATGCTTCGACTTTTAAGTGTATGaataaactagctagctagctagttaccaaGCCATGTTATAATATCTGTTAGCAAGTTATCTATCTAGCCACtcaagttgaaaaacaaactaaacaatGCGTATACCTTGTGGCTCCACAACGATCTTGCTAGAATCCCGGCCATGGTTTAAAGCGTCTGTTTGCTTTTTGCCCAGAATACACACTCACCAGCCAGATGAACGGACACCTCTGGACATAAATATAAACTAATGAAGGTTAtctaacaaacaaaaacacattaacgACACGTTTTACCTGATCTTTCAATAAGTGAGTTAGAGTGGGTCACATTAATTAGTGCAACATATGCTTTATCAATCTGTGAAATGGACCAGGCAAAAAATCCCGTTGGATCCAACCTGGGAGGGACAACAGCTTACAAGAGAACCAATCCGTTTGGGGAAACGAAAACACGCCCCAAAAAGTATGAGGCGGATTGGTTAACTTCTCATGATGAAGGTACGTCacatgaccagtcgccccttaCATTGAGGGAGTTCGATAAACGTGATCGGGAACCGCGGTGCAACGCGCTGTGATCTGTGGCAGAAGTGGGGAGGGAGTTGGTTATGTTGATGATACGAAAAAACTACGTCGCGTACTCGATTCGATTAGAATCTGCGCTGACCGTTCATTTCAACTATGATGCATCATTCAGAAACATAAATATGTCATAAAtaacatatttgaaatgttaaaacaaaatatatttgtggaggcatgtgtgtctgtattaagCGTTCGTTTATGTTTTTTATACGAAAACACTGGTTGCTATTACTGACTCCACCGGCTTAACCTACGTCACTCTGGTTTTGAGCCAATCTCGCGGTCGGTGGAAGCGGGATTCTAGCAGACCCAGAACACAGTCGGGTTTCAATACAAATGCCCTCACTTTTCACCCAGTACAAACTCATCCGTTCTTATATTAACCCAGTGGTCTCATTGGGCAAATCGGGACAGATAACCGAATCCTGTAATTACAATTAAGAACCGCCCCAGCTATTTTACATGTCTTTCATTGATTCAAAATCGAGTCCATCATTCTACATTTACAAAAGTTATTTTGACAATTTTAATATTGACCTTGATCTGAGATAAACTGACAAATGCAAAAATGACGTGTTAAAATGTCACTGATTACCTAACTCGTTAGACAGTTATACTCTGAAATGTCTGCGCGCAAAGGAATCTGACACACTATAACACTGTGACTGAGCCGTATTTTGACAGGTGACAGTTTCTATggtaacagacacacatgcaagATGGCGTTCCTTCAATGGAGTTGCCAAGACGTGGCAAAATGGATAGGATCCTTAGGATATCCACATTATACAGTGAGTGAGCAATAATAGTTTTTTGAGTTCCAACTTAGTAACTAAGTTACTCATTTCTTTACAATGTCAGGTAActtttcacatttttgctaGCCTAACATTACAGTTACTTGAACAAAATGTGTCCTGGACAAAAGCAGTCCCAGTCTTTGCTGATAGAGAGACTAAGTAACGAAAGGCTATTCAAGAACTCTGTCTTTATCCACCCAGGCCTGTTTCACTGAGAACCTCATCACAGGTAAAAAGCTGATCTATGTAAATTGTCGCTATCTGCCAAGATTAGGAATCACAGACTTTGAGGATATGAAGGTAAGGAGATGGAGCTGAGAAGCTTTCATATTATTCTATGCCTGCATTTGACCCTCATTTGCATTTCAAGAGTGATTTTGAATGAAAAAGTCTGAATGGAAAGTAGAAATAGGCAAGACTCCAGTAATCTCTGCAGTAAAGGagaaattaactttttttacTTAATGTTGGATCGTTCCTCACCTTAAAGCAAATCTGTGGGCCAagagaaactgtaatccattattcagtgttctttaaacagccattacaaactCCAGCTAACTCTAGCCTCCACTACCTAAACATGACTGGATGAAATCAGTGCATGTGATTTTAGGGTCACTGAGCATGATCCTAAAATTAACTCTATGTGGTATGATgttattagtaaaaaaaatcaaataaataaatatatatatatatatatatatatatatatatatatatatatatatatatatatacatttgattatatcttttcatgtgacaacactgaagaaatgacactttgctacaatgtaaactagtgagtgtacagcttgtataacagtgtacatttgttgtcccctcaaaataactcaacacacagccattaatgtctaaaccgctggcaacacaagtgagtacacccctaagtgaaaatgtccaaattgggcccaattagccattttcccgcCCCAGTGTCAAAGTGACtggttagtgttacaaggtctcaggtatgaatggggagcaggtgttaaatttggtgttatcgctctcacactccctcatactggtcactggaagttcaacatggcacctcatggcaaataactctctgaggctgtgaaaaaaagaattgttgctctacataaagatggcctaggctataagaaaatTGCCAAGgacctgaaactgagctgcagcatggtggccaagaccatacagcggtttaacaggacaggtttcaATCAGAACAGgccgaccaaagaagttgagtgcacatgctcagcgtcatatccagaggttgtatttgggaaatagacgtatgagtgctgccagcattgctgcagaggttgcagaggggggtcagcctgtcagtgctaaGACCAtgcgccgcacactgcatcaaattggtctgcatggctgttgttactggaaccatgtcctgtggtctgttgAGACCAAgctaaacgtatttggttcagatggtgtcaagcgtgtgtggtggcaaccaggtgaggagtacaaagacaagtgtgtcttgcctacagtcaaacatggtggtgggagtgtcatggtttgggggtgtgtgagtgctgccggcactggggagctacagttcattgagggaaccatgaatgccaacatgtcctgtgacatactgaagcagagcatgatcccctcccttcagagattGGGTCGCAgtgcagtattccaacatgataaagaccccaaacacacctccaagatgacgactgccttgctaaagaagctgagggtaaaggtgatggactggccaagcatgtctccagacccaaacccttttgagcatctgtggggcatcctcaaatggaaggtggaggagcgcaaggtctctaacatccaccagctttgtgatgtcatcatggaggagtggaggatATATGTACAGTTCATTgagttccctcaatgaactgtagctccccagtgccggcagcactcacgcagccccagaccatgacactcccaccaccatgtttgactgtaggcaagacacacttgtctttgtatgtatatatgtatgtatatatgtataaacagtatctcagaatatatatatatataacaccacacacatgtCCTGATTACTTCCAAAAGTTTACTGAAGTTTTTGATGTTTGCTAAAGAAAACTGAATCATGGAATACAGTAATTCTTTGTTCTATATTTTTCTTCCAGGGTGTGTAAACAATTGAACAACAAATAGCAAAAAAAGTGATATTCTCCTTTACCGCACTGTAATATCATGGGAGTGCCAACATGAATGTGTGTAGGACTGTTCAAacccaaataagaaaacaatggGCAATCTTCCCATCGCAGTGGAAGGCTAATTACTCAAGACGGGGCGCACAAcatgacactgtagatcatacaCAGCCAAATCCAGACAATCAGATGCAGCACCCGCATAATTAATTCCACAAGCTAACTCACCAAGGTAGCAGACAAACTGGACCAAGGATTATGTTTTTAGTATTCATGGTCATTCTAAACCTATCATTAATGCTTGTGAGGTTTATGGGTTATCACGAAATATCAAGCACCACTACATCCCTGTAATAAGTAGGGGGGAACTCACTGCACAGTGACCATACAGACGGAtgacaaataaaaggaaaaacctgaataaatgagtggaggaacataacaaatCCAGATACTtacatacaggtgtactgcatgatacaattaagcagCTGACATGCTATCATGCTTTgtggtatgtacagtggggagaacaagtgtttgatacactgcggattctgcaggttttcctacttacaaagcatgtagaggtctgtaatttttatcataggtacacttcaactgtgaaagacggaatctaaaacaaaaattcagaaaatcacattgtatgattttttttaagattatttgctttttattgcatgtcataagtatttggtcacttACGAACCTGTAAGAATTCtggttagtttttctttaagaagcccttctgttctccactcattacctgtattaactgcacctgtttgaacttgttacctgaataaaagacacctgtccacacactcaatcaaacagattccaacctctccacaatggccaagaccagagagctgtgtaaggacatcagggataaaattgtagacctgcacaaggctgggatgggctacaagacaataggcaagcagtttggtgagaaggcaacaactgttggcacaattattagaaaatggaagaagttcaagatgacggtcaatctccctcggtctggggctccatgtaagatctcaccttgtggggcatcaatgatcatcaGGAAGGTGAagcatcagcccagaactacacggcaggacctggtcaataacctgaagagagctgggaccacagtctcaaagaaaaccattagtaacaccctacgccgtcatggattaaattcctgcagcgcacgcaaggtccccctgctcaagccagcgcatgtccaggctcgtctgaagtttgccaatgaccatctggatgatccagaggaggaatgggagaatgtcatgtagtctgatgagacaaaaatagagctttttggtctaaactccactcgccgtgtttggaggaagaagaaggatgagtacaaccccaagaacaccatcccaaccgtgaagcatggaggtggaaacatcattctttggggatgcttttctgcaaagggacaagacgactgcaccgtattgaggggaggatggatggggccatgtatctcgagatcttggccaacaacctccttccctcagtaagagcattgaagatgggtcgtggctgggtcttccagcatgacaatgaccgaaacacacagccagggcaactaaggagtggctccgtaagaagcctctcaaggtcctggagtgacctagccagtctccaaacctgatcccaatagaaaatctttggagggagctgaaagtcccgaaacctgaaggatctggagatggtctgtatggaggagtgggccaaaatccctgctgcagtgtgtgcaaacctggtcaagaac
This window harbors:
- the LOC109616841 gene encoding sterile alpha motif domain-containing protein 15; this encodes MDQAKNPVGSNLGGTTAYKRTNPFGETKTRPKKYEADWLTSHDEGDSFYGNRHTCKMAFLQWSCQDVAKWIGSLGYPHYTACFTENLITGKKLIYVNCRYLPRLGITDFEDMKAISGHVCELLGISEPLWSRSIADPLRDSMGLFLEKKSRTGDWADSLTYEQFLSDRTQ